A genomic window from Anguilla rostrata isolate EN2019 chromosome 14, ASM1855537v3, whole genome shotgun sequence includes:
- the LOC135240110 gene encoding stomatin-like isoform X1 has protein sequence MDDSESRKMRAERRRQNQDDSPRYHQGQYIPALENPESDMGICAWCLMGFSILLVLATLPISIWMCIKIVKEYERAIIFRLGRILKGGAKGPGLFFILPCTDSFINVDMRTITFDIPPQEVLTKDSVTVCVDGVVYYRVQNATLAVANITNADAATRLLAQTTLRNVLGTKNLAEILSDREEIAHSMQSTLDDATDDWGIKVERVEIKDVKLPLQLQRAMAAEAEASREARAKVIAAEGEMNASRALKEASMVIAESPSALQLRYLQTLNTIAAEKNSTIIFPLPIDMIQGFLKQ, from the exons ACTCGCCCAGATATCATCAGGGGCAGTATATTCCAG CTCTGGAGAACCCGGAGAGCGACATGGGGATCTGCGCCTGGTGTCTGATGGGCTTCTCCATCCTGCTGGTGCTCGCCACTCTGCCCATCTCCATCTGGATGTGCATAAAG ATTGTGAAGGAGTATGAGAGGGCCATTATCTTTCGGCTTGGACGCATCCTCAAGGGAGGCGCTAAAGGACCAG GTCTGTTCTTCATCCTTCCCTGCACTGACAGCTTCATCAATGTGGACATGCGCACCATCACCTTCGACATCCCTCCACAGGAA GTGCTGACTAAGGACTCAGTGACGGTGTGCGTGGACGGCGTGGTGTACTACCGCGTGCAGAACGCCACGCTGGCGGTGGCCAACATCACCAACGCCGACGCCGCCACGCGCCTGCTGGCCCAGACCACCCTGCGCAACGTGCTGGGCACCAAGAACCTGGCCGAGATCCTGTCGGACCGCGAGGAGATCGCCCACAGCATGCAG TCCACCCTGGATGACGCCACAGATGACTGGGGCATTAAGGTGGAGCGGGTGGAGATCAAGGATGTGAAGCTTCCTCTGCAGCTTCAGAGAGCCATGGCGGCTGAAGCAGAGGCGTCTCGCGAAGCTCGCGCTAAG GTGATCGCGGCGGAGGGCGAGATGAACGCCTCGCGGGCGCTGAAGGAGGCGTCCATGGTGATCGCGGAGTCGCCGTCCGCCCTGCAGCTGCGCTACCTGCAGACGCTCAACACCATCGCCGCCGAGAAGAACTCCACCATCATCTTCCCGCTGCCCATCGACATGATCCAGGGCTTCCTGAAGCAGTGA
- the LOC135240110 gene encoding stomatin-like isoform X2, whose amino-acid sequence MDDSESRKMRAERRRQNQDALENPESDMGICAWCLMGFSILLVLATLPISIWMCIKIVKEYERAIIFRLGRILKGGAKGPGLFFILPCTDSFINVDMRTITFDIPPQEVLTKDSVTVCVDGVVYYRVQNATLAVANITNADAATRLLAQTTLRNVLGTKNLAEILSDREEIAHSMQSTLDDATDDWGIKVERVEIKDVKLPLQLQRAMAAEAEASREARAKVIAAEGEMNASRALKEASMVIAESPSALQLRYLQTLNTIAAEKNSTIIFPLPIDMIQGFLKQ is encoded by the exons CTCTGGAGAACCCGGAGAGCGACATGGGGATCTGCGCCTGGTGTCTGATGGGCTTCTCCATCCTGCTGGTGCTCGCCACTCTGCCCATCTCCATCTGGATGTGCATAAAG ATTGTGAAGGAGTATGAGAGGGCCATTATCTTTCGGCTTGGACGCATCCTCAAGGGAGGCGCTAAAGGACCAG GTCTGTTCTTCATCCTTCCCTGCACTGACAGCTTCATCAATGTGGACATGCGCACCATCACCTTCGACATCCCTCCACAGGAA GTGCTGACTAAGGACTCAGTGACGGTGTGCGTGGACGGCGTGGTGTACTACCGCGTGCAGAACGCCACGCTGGCGGTGGCCAACATCACCAACGCCGACGCCGCCACGCGCCTGCTGGCCCAGACCACCCTGCGCAACGTGCTGGGCACCAAGAACCTGGCCGAGATCCTGTCGGACCGCGAGGAGATCGCCCACAGCATGCAG TCCACCCTGGATGACGCCACAGATGACTGGGGCATTAAGGTGGAGCGGGTGGAGATCAAGGATGTGAAGCTTCCTCTGCAGCTTCAGAGAGCCATGGCGGCTGAAGCAGAGGCGTCTCGCGAAGCTCGCGCTAAG GTGATCGCGGCGGAGGGCGAGATGAACGCCTCGCGGGCGCTGAAGGAGGCGTCCATGGTGATCGCGGAGTCGCCGTCCGCCCTGCAGCTGCGCTACCTGCAGACGCTCAACACCATCGCCGCCGAGAAGAACTCCACCATCATCTTCCCGCTGCCCATCGACATGATCCAGGGCTTCCTGAAGCAGTGA
- the LOC135240107 gene encoding gelsolin-like isoform X2, with protein sequence MLELLGPKPDLPEGASDDIKADASNRKMAKLYKVSNASGEMAIALVAAENPFSQSALESSDCFILDHGSDGKIFVWKGKEANMEERKAALKAGEDFIKKMGYPKHTLVQVLPEMGETPLFKQFFKNWRDMDQTEGLGVAYVSNSIAKIEKVPFDAATLHDSPAMAAQHGMVDDGNGKKQIWRIEGADKVPVDPSTYGQFYGGDSYIILYSYRHGGRQGHVIYMWQGANSSQDEIGACAILAAQLDEELGGGPVQVRVVQGKEPAHLMSLFGGQPMVVYQGGTSRDGGQSAPPETRLFQVRSNSTGCTRAVEVDAVASNLNSNDAFVLVTPGGCFLWVGQGASDTEKQGAQQLCGILGVSASPLGEGGEADEFWEALGGKAEYRTSSRLKDRMEAHPPRLFACSNKTGRFIIEEVPGEMTQEDLATDDVMILDTWDQVFVWIGNEAQEEEKTEAMTSAVRYIETDPANRDRRTPIVKLKQGFEPPTFTGWFLGWDNEYWSSDPLERAMAELEM encoded by the exons gtgTCCAACGCCAGTGGAGAGATGGCCATCGCCCTGGTGGCAGCGGAGAACCCTTTCTCCCAGAGTGCACTGGAGTCCAGCGACTGCTTCATCCTGGACCATGGCTCCGATGGCAAGATCTTCGTCTGGAAAG GCAAGGAGGCCAacatggaggagaggaaggcgGCGTTGAAGGCGGGCGAGGACTTCATAAAGAAGATGGGCTATCCCAAACACACGCTGGTGCAGGTCCTGCCCGAGATGGGCGAGACCCCGCTCTTCAAGCAGTTCTTCAAGAACTGGCGGGACATGGACCAGACGGAGGGCCTGGGCGTGGCCTACGTGTCCAACAGCATCGCCAAGATCGAGAAGGTGCCGTTCGACGCCGCCACCCTGCACGACTCGCCCGCCATGGCCGCCCAGCACGGGATGGTGGACGACGGGAACGGCAAGAagcag ATCTGGCGCATCGAGGGGGCGGACAAGGTGCCCGTGGACCCCTCCACCTACGGGCAGTTCTACGGGGGCGACAGCTACATCATCCTCTACAGCTACCGTCACGGCGGCCGCCAGGGACACGTCATCTACATGTG GCAAGGAGCGAACTCGAGCCAGGATGAGATCGGGGCGTGCGCTATTCTGGCTGCTCAGCTGGACGAGGAGCTCGGCGGGGGGCCGGTGCAG GTGCGGGTGGTCCAGGGGAAGGAGCCGGCCCACCTCATGAGCCTGTTCGGCGGGCAGCCCATGGTGGTGTACCAGGGCGGGACCTCCAGGGACGGGGgccagtctgccccccccgaAACGCGCCTCTTCCAGGTGCGCTCCAACTCGACGGGGTGCACGCGGGCCGTGGAG gttGACGCCGTCGCCTCGAACCTGAACTCCAACGACGCGTTCGTCCTGGTGACGCCCGGAGGCTGCTTCctgtgggtggggcagggggccaGCGACACGGAGAAGCAGGGGGCGCAGCAGCTCTGCGGAATCCTGGGGGTGTCAGCCTCCCCCCTGGGGGAGGGCGGAGAGGCGG atGAGTTTTGGGAGGCTCTCGGAGGGAAGGCTGAGTACCGTACCTCCAGCAGGCTGAAGGACAGAATGGAGGCCCACCCGCCCAGGCTGTTCGCCTGCTCCAACAAGACTGGCCGCTTCATC ATTGAAGAGGTTCCAGGGGAGATGACCCAGGAGGATCTGGccactgatgatgtcatgatCCTGGACACCTGGGACCAG GTCTTCGTATGGATCGGAAACGAGgctcaggaggaggagaagactGAGGCGATGACGTCAG CCGTGCGCTACATCGAGACGGACCCGGCCAATCGGGACCGCAGGACCCCCATCGTGAAGCTCAAGCAGGGGTTCGAGCCGCCCACCTTCACCGGCTGGTTCCTGGGCTGGGACAACGAGTACTGGAGCAGCGACCCGCTGGAACGCGCCATGGCCGAGCTGGAGATGTGA
- the LOC135240107 gene encoding gelsolin-like isoform X1, whose amino-acid sequence MLELLGPKPDLPEGASDDIKADASNRKMAKLYKVSNASGEMAIALVAAENPFSQSALESSDCFILDHGSDGKIFVWKGKEANMEERKAALKAGEDFIKKMGYPKHTLVQVLPEMGETPLFKQFFKNWRDMDQTEGLGVAYVSNSIAKIEKVPFDAATLHDSPAMAAQHGMVDDGNGKKQIWRIEGADKVPVDPSTYGQFYGGDSYIILYSYRHGGRQGHVIYMWQGANSSQDEIGACAILAAQLDEELGGGPVQVVGSPITTQVRVVQGKEPAHLMSLFGGQPMVVYQGGTSRDGGQSAPPETRLFQVRSNSTGCTRAVEVDAVASNLNSNDAFVLVTPGGCFLWVGQGASDTEKQGAQQLCGILGVSASPLGEGGEADEFWEALGGKAEYRTSSRLKDRMEAHPPRLFACSNKTGRFIIEEVPGEMTQEDLATDDVMILDTWDQVFVWIGNEAQEEEKTEAMTSAVRYIETDPANRDRRTPIVKLKQGFEPPTFTGWFLGWDNEYWSSDPLERAMAELEM is encoded by the exons gtgTCCAACGCCAGTGGAGAGATGGCCATCGCCCTGGTGGCAGCGGAGAACCCTTTCTCCCAGAGTGCACTGGAGTCCAGCGACTGCTTCATCCTGGACCATGGCTCCGATGGCAAGATCTTCGTCTGGAAAG GCAAGGAGGCCAacatggaggagaggaaggcgGCGTTGAAGGCGGGCGAGGACTTCATAAAGAAGATGGGCTATCCCAAACACACGCTGGTGCAGGTCCTGCCCGAGATGGGCGAGACCCCGCTCTTCAAGCAGTTCTTCAAGAACTGGCGGGACATGGACCAGACGGAGGGCCTGGGCGTGGCCTACGTGTCCAACAGCATCGCCAAGATCGAGAAGGTGCCGTTCGACGCCGCCACCCTGCACGACTCGCCCGCCATGGCCGCCCAGCACGGGATGGTGGACGACGGGAACGGCAAGAagcag ATCTGGCGCATCGAGGGGGCGGACAAGGTGCCCGTGGACCCCTCCACCTACGGGCAGTTCTACGGGGGCGACAGCTACATCATCCTCTACAGCTACCGTCACGGCGGCCGCCAGGGACACGTCATCTACATGTG GCAAGGAGCGAACTCGAGCCAGGATGAGATCGGGGCGTGCGCTATTCTGGCTGCTCAGCTGGACGAGGAGCTCGGCGGGGGGCCGGTGCAG GTTGTGGGTAGTCCGATCACCACACAG GTGCGGGTGGTCCAGGGGAAGGAGCCGGCCCACCTCATGAGCCTGTTCGGCGGGCAGCCCATGGTGGTGTACCAGGGCGGGACCTCCAGGGACGGGGgccagtctgccccccccgaAACGCGCCTCTTCCAGGTGCGCTCCAACTCGACGGGGTGCACGCGGGCCGTGGAG gttGACGCCGTCGCCTCGAACCTGAACTCCAACGACGCGTTCGTCCTGGTGACGCCCGGAGGCTGCTTCctgtgggtggggcagggggccaGCGACACGGAGAAGCAGGGGGCGCAGCAGCTCTGCGGAATCCTGGGGGTGTCAGCCTCCCCCCTGGGGGAGGGCGGAGAGGCGG atGAGTTTTGGGAGGCTCTCGGAGGGAAGGCTGAGTACCGTACCTCCAGCAGGCTGAAGGACAGAATGGAGGCCCACCCGCCCAGGCTGTTCGCCTGCTCCAACAAGACTGGCCGCTTCATC ATTGAAGAGGTTCCAGGGGAGATGACCCAGGAGGATCTGGccactgatgatgtcatgatCCTGGACACCTGGGACCAG GTCTTCGTATGGATCGGAAACGAGgctcaggaggaggagaagactGAGGCGATGACGTCAG CCGTGCGCTACATCGAGACGGACCCGGCCAATCGGGACCGCAGGACCCCCATCGTGAAGCTCAAGCAGGGGTTCGAGCCGCCCACCTTCACCGGCTGGTTCCTGGGCTGGGACAACGAGTACTGGAGCAGCGACCCGCTGGAACGCGCCATGGCCGAGCTGGAGATGTGA